Within Sphingobium sp. KCTC 72723, the genomic segment ATGGCGACCCGGTGTGTGTAGCGACCGAGATAGGCGAGGACATGTTCGGGCGATCCGAACGGCGGCTTGGCATAGACGATCCAGTTTTTGCGCCGCAGCTTGGCGATCGCTCCGGCAAAGACATCGGCGTCATCTAACTCATCCAGCTTGCCGGAGAAGCGTAGCCGCCCGGCTGCATGTGCCGCCTGGAGCCTTTCGAGGAATAGTCGCCGGAACAGGCGTGAGAGGACATGGACGGGCAAGAAGAAGTTCGGTCGGCAGCCGCGCCACTGTCCATCCGAACAAAGCGCGCCGCCCGGAACGAGACAGTGAATGTGCGGATGATGCGTGAGCGCCTGCCCCCACGTGTGAAGAATGGCCAGGAATCCGATCTCGCCACCAAGGTGCCTGGCATCGGCTGCGATGGTCTTGAGCGTCGCTGCGACCGCGTCAAACAAGATCGCATAAACAACCGCCTTATTGTGGAACGCGATCTCGGCGACTTCGCTCGGCACCGTGAACACGACGTGGAAATAGGGCACTGGCAACAGATCGGCTTGCGGGTCAGCGAGCCACCGTTCGCGCGTCGTGCTCTGGCACTTCGGGCAGTGCCGGTTGCGACAAGAGTTGTAAGCGACGCGGGCATGCGCGCAGTCCTCGCAGGCCTCGACGTGACCTCCAAGCGCAGCAGTTCGGCAGAGCTCGATCGCAGACATGACGCGCCGCTCGACGCGACCAAGATGGCTGTCGTTGGCGTGGCGATAGGCATGACCATGGCGGCGGAAAATATCCGCCACCTCCAGATCGGAACGCACGGTCCCGGCTCAGGCGGGCGGCACCACCTCGAGCGTCAAACGGTCGAGCGGCTCTGCGCCGCAGCGATCGTGGTCGTGGCAACCTGGGTATAGCGCGCTGTCGTCGAGAGACTATTATGCCCCAACAACACCTGGATAATGCGGATATCGACGCCGCTCTCGAGCAAATGAGTGGCAAAGCTGTGGCGCAGCGTGTGCACGCTGACCTTCTTGGTCAACCCCGCCGCCTTGGTGGCTGACCGGCACGCCGAATGGAGCACAGTCACGTCGATCGGCCTCTCGCCCCGACCAGGGAATAACCAGTCGGTCGGACGGGTCAGCCGCCAATACGTCCTCAGGATATCGAGCAACTGAGCCGAAAGCATCACTGTGCGATCCTTGGCACCCTTGCCGTGGCGAACCTGCAGCAGCATCCGGTCGCTGTCGATATCGCCAATCTTCAGGCTCACCGCTTCCGATACGCGTAGTCCCGCAGCATAGGCAGTGGTCAGCGCGGCACGGGACTTCAACGACGGCACCGCCTCAAGAAAGCGTACCACCTCGTCGGGACTTAAGATCGCGGGCAGCTTGCGAGGCGTGCGCGCATAGGCGATCCGCTCGGGTATCTCGCCCCGGTTCAGCGTCACCCCATAGAAAAAGCGCAATGCGCACACGGTCTGGTTCAGCGATGGCCAGGAAATCCCCTGCGACACGAGATAGACCTGAAATGCCCGGACATCCTCCAGCCCAAGCCGATCCGGTGAACGTCCAAAGTGACGACTGAACTTCGTGACGGCGTGAAGGTAGGAACGCTGGGTAGCCGGCGACAAGTTGCGCAACATCATGTCGTCGATCATACGACGGCGCAGCGGGCTAACCGCTGTTGTGGTATCAGCCATGGGGTGGTCTCCTGATCAGGGGTTGGTCTCAGCAACCAAACCTTCTCATCAGGAGGCCATTCCAGCCAATACCTACACATCTCCCGCGTCAGCGGGTTTGTTCAATCCCAAAAATTACACTTCTGCCAAAGTAGTGATAGATGTTTTTAATATAGGAAACGCAGTAGCAAGTCACAAGCTTCTGTTCTGGTGATCATAATAAGCCGACGGACGGTAGTTGGAGAAGAGCAATTTGCCGCTGGATGGTCGGCACGGCTCGCCTGTGTTGTCCATGGCGGAGGCTACCGGCAGAAATTCCAAGGCTTACGCCCAGCAATGCCGCTCGACCTGTACGCCTTGAAGTTCTACCTGTCAGGCGATGCTGCATGTCGTCCATCATCCCGGCTATGTGATTGAAACCGAGCGCACGGGTACTTTCCCGCATGACAAATATGCGCTGGTCATGCGTGCGCTGCGCGAAAGTGGCATAGCAATGACAGTCCATGCGCCCGAAGCGATGCCGCGAGAATGGCTCGAAGCGGTCCACGAATCTGCCTATGTTGACGAAGTCATCGGCTGCTCGGTGCCAGCGGCCAAGCAGCGCCGGATCGGCTTTACGATCGACGAGCCGATTTCCCGGCGATCGCAACTCTCCCCCGGTGGAACATGGCTCGCGGCGAAGCTGGCGCTTCAGCACGGATTTGCTGCAAATTCCGCTGGCGGCAGCCATCACGCCCAGGCCGATTCGGGCGCGGGCTATTGCGTATTCAATGATCTGGCGCTCGCCGCCAACAGGCTGATCGAGGAGGGCAACGTGTCGCGCATCTTAATCCTCGATCTCGACGTGCATCAGGGTGATGGCACTGCGGCCCTGACCGCAGGGCGCAGCGACATCTTCACGCTTTCCATTCATGCCGAAAAGAATTTCCCCGCACGCAAGGCACGCTCGTCACTGGATGTCGGACTACCCGATGCAACGGGCGATGCCGGCTATCTGAAAGCTCTGGCCGGATCGCTGCCCATGGTCCTCGATCATTTCGTGCCGGAACTGATCCTTTTGCAGGCAGGTGTCGATGCCCATGCGGACGACAAACTGGGCCGGTTGTCCTTGACCGACCATGGCCTTGCGGACCGCGACCGCTTTGTGGCGACAGAAGCGAAGCGGCGCGGCATTCCGTTGGCCAGTACGCTGGGTGGTGGCTATGGCGCGGACCGCAAAGCCGTGGCCGTGCGGCACGCGCGTACGATCCTCGCCCTTTCCGCCACGATCAACCCGTGGGATGCCGTTTGATCGAGCGGGCTTACTGGGCTGCATTCCTATTTCCATTAAAGCCGATCGACATGTTTTTCGATCTCGTCGGGAACGGCCAGAACCGGACGGTCCGCAACTTAGGACGGAAAACTGGAAGCTGACAGTTGAACCGCTCCGGGTTTGCCGGAGGCTCTAACTCCTGAGAAGGTGGAGCCTGTATGAGCAAGACAACGAACAAGTTTGCGCCGGAAGTTCGCGAACGCGCGGTACGGATGATTTTCGACCACGAGCGGGATCATCCCTCGCGATGAGCAGCGGTGGTGTCGATCGCGGAGATCCGACACGCCTGTCAGCGCGGGCACGGCAGGATGCGGCCCTCAAGCCCGAGGTCGCGCGCGTGTTTTCCGAGAACTTCGCGGCCTACGGTGCGCGCAAAGTCTGGCGGCAGATGATGCGGGAGGGCGTGTCCGTCGCCCGCTGTACAGTCGCGCGACTGATGCGCGAAATGGGCTTGGCAGTGGTGATCCGAGGCAAGCCGGTGCGCACCACGATCAGCGACAAGGCGGCGGCGTGCCCGCTCGATCACGTCAACCGCCAGTTCTACGCGCCAGCGCCGAACATGCTGTGGGTGTCGGACTTCACTTACGTTGCGACCTGGGCGGGGTTCGTCTACGTCGCCGTAGTCATCGATACCTATGCGCGGCGGATCGTCGGCTGGCAGGCCAGCCGGACGGCGCACGCCAGCTTCGTGCTGGATGCCTTGGAGCAGGCGCTTCACGATCGCCGGCCGACCGATCGGGGCGGCCTCATCCACCATAGCGATCGTGGCGCGCAATACGTGTCCATCAAGTACACCGAGCGCCTCGCCGAAGCCGAAGATCAATATTATGCTGCCGCAAACAATATCGATATGGCAGCGTGACTCACAACCCAACGCCTCCGGCAGACCCAGCGCGGTTCAAACAGCCGCAAGAAAGCGTACCACTTCATCGGGACTTAAGATCGCAGGCAGCTTGCGACGCGTGCGCGCATAGGCGATCCGCTCGGGTATCTCGCCCCGGTTCAGCGTCACCCCATAGAAAAAGTGCAATGCGCACACGGTCTGGTTCAGCGATGGTTAGAAAATCCCCTGCGACACGAGATAGACCTGAAATGCCCGGACATCCTCGAGCCCAAGCCGATCCGGTGAACGTCCAAAGTGACGACTGAACTTCGTGACGGCGTGAAGGTAGGAACGCTGGGGAGCCGACGACAAGTTGCGCAACATCATGTCGTCGATCATACGACGGCGCAGCGGGCTAACCGCTATTGAGAGGCTGACCGAAAAAGAAGTTGGGTGATATCAGCGAGAGGTGATTCAGTCGGAGTTGCGAAACGACGACGGAGTGACACATGTGGACCGACACCACCCGGCGGCAGTATGCCAGAGCCGAACTGCTTTTGCCAAGTGATCTGACTGACGCGGAATGGGCGATTTTGGAACCGCTGCTCCCACCGCGTTCGAAGCTCGGTCGTCCGCCAGTTTGGGATTACCGGCAGATTGTCGAGGCGATCCTTTATCTGCTTCGGGGCGGCCTGCCGTGGCGGATGCTGCCGCCAGGGCTATTTCCGCCCATGACCACGGTACAGCATTATTTCTACCGATGGAGCGCAATGGGTGTGTGGAAATCGATCAACCACGCCCTGCTGCTAATGGCACGTGAAGCGATGGGTCGGGAAGCTTCTCCCAGCGCGGGTGTCATCGATAGCCAAAGTGTGAAAACGACAGAAAGTGGCGGCCCACGGGGCTTTGACGCGGGCAAGAAGATCAAGGGTCGCAAACGGCACATCGTCACAGACACGCAGGGCCTGCTGGTCGGTGCCATCGTTCACACCGCCGATATCCAGGATCGCGACGGTGCGCCTGACGTCCTTGCCAGCATCCGCCAAACCTTCCCGTGGTTGCGTCACGTCTTCGCCGATGGGGGATATGCCGGGGACAAGCTGCGCACCGCGCTCACCAAAATCGGCACATGGACCTTGGACATAATTAAGCGCTCCGACGCCGCCAAGGGCTTCAAGCTTCTGCCACGCCGCTGGGTAGTCGAGCGGACAATCGCATGGCTGAACCGCAACCGCCGCCTCGCCAAGGACTTCGAGCGAACCATCGAAAGCGCCACCACCTGGCTTTTCATCGCATCCGTCAACCAAATTACCCGCAGAATCGCACGCGACTGTAATCAAACCGCTTCTTTATGAGTCAGCCTCTGAGCTCGACTTTGTACGATTAGGTAGCGAAGCATAGTGCTTGAGCCATACGTACGAGGCGGGTTGTCGGAATATAGTGCGGTTCTCGGGGCGGCGGGGATTGTTGATTAATGTCGCCGACCCAGAGCTGGAGGCGGACGGCGCCGATGGCGTCACTGAAGGTCAGGCTGGTTTTTCGATACCAGGCGGCGGAATAAGGGTTGCTTTTATTGGTTAGCAGATCGCCGGCCCCCTTCGACTGCCCGCCTGCGGCAGGCGCTCAGGACAGGCGATGCGATATAAGAGAGTAGAGACCCAACAGCGCCGGAGTGGTTCGCGCTATGGCTTTGTTGGTCCACTGGCGCTGTGTCTCGACACCCAGGTGAGCGCGGGTTTCGGCAAATGTGACCTCGATCTGCCACCGCCGGACGTAGAGGGCGATGATGTCGGCGGGCTCGAGGGTGATGTCGGTACTGAAGAAGGCTTGCGGCTCGCGCTTTCCGTCAGGGTCGCGAACCAGGACCCAGCGAACCGGCAAGACCGGGGTGCCCGGCCTGTACCATAAGGCGATGTCGGATGTGATCTCGAGCGTCTTGCCGTTGACATGGCCATACCAGGCAGAGACGAGGACGCTTGTCCAGCGCGTCGCCGGATTGGCGAGCAGGGTCTTGAGCTTGGGCAGTGCTGGCCCTTTCTGTGCCGGCCGTCCCATCGTGCGTGATGTTCGCCTCGCAGGCGGCGCAAACAGGCTGGCATCCAACCGCAGCCGGCTGATGAGCGTTGCCCGAGGCGTAATGGCATGGGCCAGTTCGTGGACGGCAAAGCTGCTGTCGCCGATGAAGACGATCCGACGACCTGGCAGCCAGCGAGACAGCTGCAGCGCGCCCTGGCGGGCCCAGTCCGTCAGCAGTTTGTGACGACAGCCGCGTTGACGGTTGGATCGTTCTGAAGGGGCAAGCAACGTCAGGATCGGCAGCGCCTTGATCAAGTTGGTCCACGACACCGGGGTGAGCACCATAAAGCTGAGCCAGCGCAGTCCGCTGGCTTTGACGAAATGGCCGTGACTGGAGCGGACCGGGTCTCGGTATATACCCCGGGCAGTGATCCTGCGCCCCCATCGCCGCTCAATGGTGTCGTCCATGCCAATGACAACGGGACCATCTGGCACGAGCCGTTCGACCACAATGCCGAGCAGTCGCCTGGCAACCGTACGGGAGCTCCAACGGGCGCGGTTGAGGACCTGGTGATAGGTGGCAAAGTTGGCAGCATGGGATCGGCCGGTCACACGCAGGCAGGACGTAACGGTCCGTTTGCCCGTGGCCAGCAGGCCGCCCATCACAAGAACAAGTACATGCTCCCAACTGGGGGCAGTGAAGCAGGGGCGCCATACCTGCATCCATTGGCGCAGGATCTGGGGGACGGCATCGCCGATAACGGCCTTGTTCTGGTCCAACATCCCATGCTTCGAATCCTAACTGAAGCACGTTGCAACGCTTGGGCTGTTGCCATGCGGCAAGTTGAATCGGATACGCTGTGACCTGAAGGCAGCTATGGATGCTCCATGAAAGACGACGAAATCATTCTACGCATCGAAACGTTTGACGCAGCCAACGGCGGTGGCGTGGGCTGGTACGAGGACAAAGGCGCTTACCATCTCTATCTGCTGGAAACCGACGCGCCGATCGCCCGCCTCAAGCCTGTCGGCACGCGCGACGAAGTCAGGCTCGGCTACTGGTCACACCGGCGAAAATGGGAAGATATTGACGATATGGGCGGATGCGTCTTGCCACTCGATCAGGCCCTCGACCACATCGCTGAAAACAGCATCTTCTGGACTTGGACCTGACCAAAAACGTACAAAGTCGAGCTAAGATGCCCGGCGCTTGCGTGTGCTGCGGACGGTTACCGCGGACGTGTGGCGCAAAAAGCCATGTCTGATTGTCGGTAACGATAATTGAGGGACCCAAGGCGATGGCATATGTTAACGATGATCGACCCGGAAAGCTCGCGGTGAACAACCAAAATGGGCTCTGAATTGTCGATTGAAATGACTGATGTTTCCAAAGCCATGCGAGTAGGCGATGTCGCTGATAGCCCGCGTCCTACCCTCCGTGCTTTCAAGATCTATGCGACAACGTTCAAGGCGCCGCATCCTGATCCAACGCGCTATAGAAATGCCCTCCCGCTCAAATAATTTGTTGAGATAGCGGACGCTGAGATGGTGCTCGCGCGCAATTGTGGGAAGATCGAGATCTTCATCGTCCAACCGGGATTCTATAAACTCTTGAACCCGCCGTAGCGCAGATGCTCGGTTCTGGGACGATACAGGCTGCAATTTGCTCGTATCTTTAGCCAAGGCGAGTCCGATCAGGTCAAGAAGGCTATTTGCGATTCTGTTGGCTTCCTGAGGAAGAAGACGGGATGCCTCTGCCAGCGCCGATCGCAAAAGACTCGATGCGACAAATCCTACTCCTGAATGACCATCGATCGTTTGTGCCATTATCTCGGCGACTGACGATAGTCGGCCCTCGAGACGGTAACGGGGAGCCTGAATCCAAAGCGCGTCGAAATTATCCGGCACTTCAATGCTATACGCGCGCGTACTATCGAGAATTGCAATATCCCCTGGAGTCAGATCGGCAGATTTCCCGCCCTGCGACAATCGGGCT encodes:
- a CDS encoding transposase; translated protein: MLDQNKAVIGDAVPQILRQWMQVWRPCFTAPSWEHVLVLVMGGLLATGKRTVTSCLRVTGRSHAANFATYHQVLNRARWSSRTVARRLLGIVVERLVPDGPVVIGMDDTIERRWGRRITARGIYRDPVRSSHGHFVKASGLRWLSFMVLTPVSWTNLIKALPILTLLAPSERSNRQRGCRHKLLTDWARQGALQLSRWLPGRRIVFIGDSSFAVHELAHAITPRATLISRLRLDASLFAPPARRTSRTMGRPAQKGPALPKLKTLLANPATRWTSVLVSAWYGHVNGKTLEITSDIALWYRPGTPVLPVRWVLVRDPDGKREPQAFFSTDITLEPADIIALYVRRWQIEVTFAETRAHLGVETQRQWTNKAIARTTPALLGLYSLISHRLS
- a CDS encoding IS5 family transposase, with amino-acid sequence MWTDTTRRQYARAELLLPSDLTDAEWAILEPLLPPRSKLGRPPVWDYRQIVEAILYLLRGGLPWRMLPPGLFPPMTTVQHYFYRWSAMGVWKSINHALLLMAREAMGREASPSAGVIDSQSVKTTESGGPRGFDAGKKIKGRKRHIVTDTQGLLVGAIVHTADIQDRDGAPDVLASIRQTFPWLRHVFADGGYAGDKLRTALTKIGTWTLDIIKRSDAAKGFKLLPRRWVVERTIAWLNRNRRLAKDFERTIESATTWLFIASVNQITRRIARDCNQTASL
- a CDS encoding helix-turn-helix domain-containing protein translates to MSDATLKRRPKPFVVRGDAASWAEGLSSIFVELEVEQTDPAQRLVGRMYRYPFGDLTFIRAVTKGGAHRVFRSEELIKTSRHNNFFIGYLISGAARLSQGGKSADLTPGDIAILDSTRAYSIEVPDNFDALWIQAPRYRLEGRLSSVAEIMAQTIDGHSGVGFVASSLLRSALAEASRLLPQEANRIANSLLDLIGLALAKDTSKLQPVSSQNRASALRRVQEFIESRLDDEDLDLPTIAREHHLSVRYLNKLFEREGISIARWIRMRRLERCRIDLESTEGRTRAISDIAYSHGFGNISHFNRQFRAHFGCSPRAFRVDHR
- a CDS encoding histone deacetylase, which produces MLHVVHHPGYVIETERTGTFPHDKYALVMRALRESGIAMTVHAPEAMPREWLEAVHESAYVDEVIGCSVPAAKQRRIGFTIDEPISRRSQLSPGGTWLAAKLALQHGFAANSAGGSHHAQADSGAGYCVFNDLALAANRLIEEGNVSRILILDLDVHQGDGTAALTAGRSDIFTLSIHAEKNFPARKARSSLDVGLPDATGDAGYLKALAGSLPMVLDHFVPELILLQAGVDAHADDKLGRLSLTDHGLADRDRFVATEAKRRGIPLASTLGGGYGADRKAVAVRHARTILALSATINPWDAV
- a CDS encoding tyrosine-type recombinase/integrase, with translation MADTTTAVSPLRRRMIDDMMLRNLSPATQRSYLHAVTKFSRHFGRSPDRLGLEDVRAFQVYLVSQGISWPSLNQTVCALRFFYGVTLNRGEIPERIAYARTPRKLPAILSPDEVVRFLEAVPSLKSRAALTTAYAAGLRVSEAVSLKIGDIDSDRMLLQVRHGKGAKDRTVMLSAQLLDILRTYWRLTRPTDWLFPGRGERPIDVTVLHSACRSATKAAGLTKKVSVHTLRHSFATHLLESGVDIRIIQVLLGHNSLSTTARYTQVATTTIAAAQSRSTV
- a CDS encoding phage integrase N-terminal SAM-like domain-containing protein codes for the protein MIDDMMLRNLSSAPQRSYLHAVTKFSRHFGRSPDRLGLEDVRAFQVYLVSQGIF
- a CDS encoding IS91 family transposase, which translates into the protein MRSDLEVADIFRRHGHAYRHANDSHLGRVERRVMSAIELCRTAALGGHVEACEDCAHARVAYNSCRNRHCPKCQSTTRERWLADPQADLLPVPYFHVVFTVPSEVAEIAFHNKAVVYAILFDAVAATLKTIAADARHLGGEIGFLAILHTWGQALTHHPHIHCLVPGGALCSDGQWRGCRPNFFLPVHVLSRLFRRLFLERLQAAHAAGRLRFSGKLDELDDADVFAGAIAKLRRKNWIVYAKPPFGSPEHVLAYLGRYTHRVAIANSRLVSADETKVTFRWRDYRRGNAPRQMSLHPHEFIRRFLIHSLPDGFHRIRHYGFLANGCRRARLATIRQILIPTEPIATAAAEVSEPTRLLPHFDPTQCPCCGGILRVTATLPRWRNGLSRPWPDTS